Below is a genomic region from Stegostoma tigrinum isolate sSteTig4 chromosome 36, sSteTig4.hap1, whole genome shotgun sequence.
TGAAAATATGAGTAATAACTTCCTGAGTTTGTCCAAATGCTTTTTTGTATTTTCCTTCAGTTGTTGATAACTTGAACCTGCCTAGGTACCCTTTGTGGCCTGCAATCATCAGGTGCTGCGATATGATATCAATAGGTACAATAATGCTCTGTGCCACAAGAGATGCGGCACCTCCTGCTACAAGAGACTTAATAGCATTGCTATTGCTGTAGTTGGCCACGTAGACACGTACCAGCTCGTAGGTTGTAATATACCCTTGCCCAGAGATTAGGGTCAATGTGTTCACCAGGAACCCCCTGTAAAGTCCTCGTATGCCTTCGGTTTGTAGGATTTTAAGGAATGCATCAAAAGTGCCGTGGTAATGACTCTTCCCCTTTTGTATCTGAAGCCTTGTCCTAATTAGTGCAGCTGGGTACACTGTAAGTCGCAAAGACAGAGTCATTAAAACACCAATACAGTAGAACTTTTTCTTGTCCAAGTCATCCCATTCGATTATCTGAACATTTCGTTTTTCTTGCATTTTGATAACTGTTGCTGTTGAAATCGACAGTAACCTGCGAAAAGTCAGGAAGGGTTCTTAGTTTCAGAATTTCTAAGGCTATTAAGTTGACTTTATCCACTTCATAAATGCTAAAGTTTTCTTCCCAGGATGTATACAAAACTCTGTGTAATGATAAGGAATTTCACTccttatgggccaagtgctagaaaattagaatagaatagttaggtgattgCACCAATCAAAAACAGACTTAAGACCATAAAACCCacaagacataggaatggaaggaaggtcattcggcccatcgagtacactctgccatttaatcatggctgatgggcatttcaactccacttccctgcactctccccgtagcccttgattccttgtgagatcaagaatttatcaatctctgccttgaaggcatccaacatcccggcctccactgcgctccgtggcaatgaattccacaggcccatcactctctggctgaagaaatgtctcctcatttctgttctaaatttaccccctccagttctaaggctgtgcccacgggtcctagtctccccgcctaacggaaacaacttcccagcgtccaccccttctaagccatacattatcttgtaagtttctattagatctccgctcaaccttctaaactctaatgaatacaatcccaggatcctagCTGTTCATTGTATGTTAAACATACCATTCCAGCGATCacctgtgtgaatctccgctggacacgatccagcgccagtatgtccttcctgaggtgtggggcccaaaattggacacagtattttaaatggggcctaactagagctttataaagtctcagaagcacatcactgcttttatattccaaacctcttgagataaacaacaacattacattcgctttcttaatcacagactctacctgccagttaacctttagagaatcctggaccagcactccagatccctttgtacttctgctttacgaattttctcaccatttagaaagtagtccatgcctatattcttttttccaaagtgcaaaacttcgcatttgctcacgttgaatttcatcagccatttcctggactactttcctaaactgtctaaatctttctgcagcctccccacctcctcagtactacctgacTGTCCACCTagcttcgtatcattggcaaaccgccataatgcccccagtcccttcatccagatcactaatatataaagtgaacagctgcggccccaacactgaatcctgcgggacactacttgtcactggttgccattctgaaaaagagccttttatcccaactgtctgccttctgtcagacagccaatcctaaATCCAAGCCAGtggctcacctcaaacaccatgggtcctcaccttactcagcagcctcccatgaagcaccttatcaaaagccttttggaagtctacatagataacatccactggatttccctggtctaacctacttgttacttcttcaaagaattctaacaggtttgtcaggcacagcctccccttactaaatccatgctgacttgttctaacctgacgctgcacttccaagaatttagaaatctcatccttaacaatggattctagaattttaccaacaaccgaggttaggctaaccggcctataattttccatcttttgtcttgatcctttcttaaacaagggggttacaacagcaattttccaatcatctggggccTCCcaagactccagtgacttttgaaagatcacaaccaaagcctccgctatttcctcagccacctccttgTTGGTCCCAAGGGCCCTTTTTGTGCTGTCGGTCTGCATgactccacactaccctccaggACACAAAAACTCCCCTTGTGCGTATAGTCTGAACAACATCCAAAATTAACATAAAATAATGCACTGTATCAACTGATGAGAAAGAAAGACGTGCCTGTACAGAGCTCCCCAGTGTTAATATTGTCTCCCTTTACAAGGTGTCACTTTACGTCAGTGCAGAATCCATTTGTGGCTTGTCATTCAAGTGAACATTACACTGTATGAATTGAGAAAGAAAGTGCCAGCAACTTATTCAATGATGAAAGGCCTCACAATCCCAGCTGGTCTTATCAAAATTCACATATTTTCCAACACAGCAATTATAGGCTCCcatttattttccttcaattATCCCGTCACTGTTTTCTCCCAAAAAGCATGGTCTTTGTAGAGACATTACATTCAACGCTGTGGAAACCCAGGCATGGAATTCATTGTTCTGATGAACGATCACTAGAATTGATATGATCACTGAAACTGAAATATTGACGCTGGTTTCTCTCATCCAAGGAACGACAggatcaggttttttttaaaatgttattgtgCGTGATAACCATAAACAGAAATTTCTCCTTGACCGCAAAGTCAAAAGTGTACGAAATGCCAGTGGTTACTTAGGGACAATTCAGCATCCCAGCTTGGAGCAATGTCCTTTGGCTATAACGTCTGCATGTGCAAGAAGGCCAAAGCCTTAACGTTCATATGCTCtgaacatcccataaacaaactATCATCAAAAGAAACCTGACCTTTACAAATGAATTTGCTAACATCAACGCCCTCCATAAACTGTCACAAAATGAGTGGTTAAATGTGCTAGGTGAAAGTGGGTTCCAACTCTGCTGGACATGTATCACCAGGgtgagaaatttctccacatcttaTAGGATCATTTCTTACAGGTCACAGAGAAAAGAAGTGCTTCTCAGCAGGTTCCAAATCACACATTCCTTTGAGGAGCTAGTAATACTTCATAAACTCCAGTGAGAACTGATCCCCACCCCAGGATCACAGATCTTCATCTTAAAGGCTGTTACTTACACGCTCCTGTGCATTGATAGACTTCACAAGAAAAGTTTTAAGTGAAACCTATGTTTTTCTAATACTCAAAGGCCAACTCCAAATCAGACGCAAAGCATACTACAACCTGAAAAGTAAAATGCATTGTTTGGCTTCCAGTTCCATGAGTACTGAGGAGAGTAAGGCTAGGCTGTCATGCTTCACTCTCTTACGTGGAAATCCATTCAGACTGAGTAGGAATCTGTGATACCACAAAGGCCATCAGCTGTCATTGAGATGTCTCAGGCCTATTCATGTTTGCTGGGCCAGGCTCAAGGACACACATACTGGCAAAGCTCTTACTAATAGCAAAACGACACTCATGAACCTGTGGATTTAACACCTTTGGGATTTGACATAATCATTCAGACaatttgaattaaaattcatATAAAATAGAAAACATTGCTCAATCTATAACTTCATTTCAGAGGTTAATCTCCATCAACTCATTCCTTCATTGGACTATCATGCTGTCACTTTAACGAAGAAACCACTTGTCTCCCACTGGCATAGAACACAGTGACCTAAAATCACCCATGCCCTCAGAAAAGATAAGACAGCCTGATTATGTGTTCAACCAAACAGTATGTAACCTCCTTTAAATGTATACTGGTTTCTACAGGACTGCAATAGCACAATATTTCTCTTAAAAGGATTTCCGAATAACCATGTCCAAACTGTGactaatgatttttttaaactcttgTAGTGCAGCTCTTACACAGGCCAAACATATAAATGTAAtaaatatacatacacacatatataaacCCTTACTGACCATACTCAGTAGAAAAGGGCAGACTCTTGTATATACGGACATAAAATATGCTCATTGCAAGAATTTTAAACCTTGTAAGTAACTGAACCATCAGCTCCACAATGTCTTTCTCACAATTGACAGACAAATTTGAACTCAAGAGTAGCAGACCCTCGAAATCAAATGCATGCAACCTCACCATTTAAAAACAGTATCATCAAGACTGACAATAAGATTTATATTACAATAAATACTAGCATGATTGAATATTGTGCTCATATTCCTACAAATCTATCTACCAATGAACCCTGAAACAATATATAGTCATGACTAATTTTGCTAGGTCAGACACCACTTGGTCCATATCAAGGACAGGGCACGGAAGGAAATCAATTTACAGGCTTTTTAAAACACCTATAGTCATTTGTTTACATTATTGAAAAAGTAATGAATGAATTCCTTCCAAGAAAGTATTTTTTTAATGGCTGGATTTCAGAAAGATGAAAAACAGAGTTTGCTCCTGTGCTAGCGGTAGGGATGATAATGGTATAGAAACTAGGGAGAACATGTGTGATACAATTAAACTAATTAGCATAGGCAGAAAGGAGATTGAGAGTGGTCTGGCAGGCTTAAAGGAGATAAATCAGTGAGGCTGGATAAAAAGTATCCTGATTGTTGGAGGAGGCAGCGAGAAAATAGCAGGTGCGCTTGCTAACATTTTCAATTCCTCCCTGGACACAAGACTGGAAGATAGCCATCATGGTACTATTATTCAataagggagcaagggataaactAGGAAAATATTGGCCAATCTGAGTAATgtggaaactattggaagcaattctgaggaatAGAATGAACCTGCATTTGGAGGGGCAGGGATTAATCAAACACAGCATGGTTTTGAGAAGATGAGGTCATATCTGACTAGCTTGACTGTTTTTTTTTGATAAGGTGTCTAAGATGAGGACAATATTTTTGATGtagtctacttgggcttcagccaGGGTTTTGATGAGGTGCCTTGAAACAGACAGTTGGCAAAGATACATGATTGAGATATTTAAAGTTATGAGGGGGATAGCTAGGATAGACAGGAATAAATTTTGCCCCTCAGAGGGATCATTGATTGGCGGCACATACTTAAAGTTAAGGGCAGAAGATTCagaggaaatgtgaggaaaaccttgttcacccagaaggtggtaggAATCTGGGCCCTTGTAGtcagggtggtagaagcagaaactctcaaatatttgagaaatatttagatgtgcacttgcaatgtaAAGACATACAAGGCCAttggccaagtgctagaaaatgggattacaatAGTTGGGTGGTTGTACTAATTTCCATGGATGGGATGCCCTGTTTTTCTGTGCTGAAGATCTCTATGGCTATCTGAAACAGAGCCATAAATCACTCTTGATTGTCTTTTTATCTGTTTATAGGATGTGGCTTTCATTACCTAGACCCaacttactgcccatccctaattgctctttgGGTCATGgacataagctgccttcttgaaccatgacAGTTCATCAGGTGGAGGGACACCCACGgtactgttaggaaggaagttctaggattttgaccaggTCACAGTGAAGGAAggtaatatattttcaagtcaggatggtgtgtggtggaagagaacttgcaggtggtcacGTTCCCAGGTATCTCCTGTCTTCATCTATCATTATTATTTGGCGACGGTGATCCATAATAGAGGGGCTCTATAAAAGGTGGGTCCTTATAAATTCAACAGTATAATGGTCAATTGTGGTCCAGGGAAGCTCAGGCTGAATAATCATGGATCTGTTCCACCTCAGCAACTGAACACTGAGCTGTAATTTTTTACTGAGCCAGAGGTGTGGAATCACAAAAGGCTGAATATTGTTCCATCTTTCAAGATGTTTTATGAAAATACTAACTGTCCTCTTTCCCAGACATAACTTTGACAAGTATGAGGTGGTGCACTTTAGAAGAACTAATAAGGCAGGGGATTACtcaatgatttgatttattgtagtcacatgtaacTAAGTACAGCAAAAGGCTTTGTTTTATGAGCAGCACAGGCACATCATATCAAAcaaagacatacagatcatagggtgcttacagagaggcatacaaggttacaactGCATAGCGGTGAGCAAAGCAATATCAACATTATTttaagttagagaggtccattctgcagtctaataatggcagggaagaagctgtccttgaacctgtgtgttcaagcttctgtatcttctgctggttggaagagagcattatcAGTTTGGAACCAGTCTTTGATGAcgctggcagcctttctgcagcaacagaaAGTGTAAATTGAGTCCATGGATCGGGGATTGGCTTCCCAAATGGTCAGGGCTGTACatgcaactttctgtagtttcctaTGGTCCTGGGTGgaccagttgccataccaggccgttacaCACCCGGATAAAACATTATGGTAGCATCTGCAAAAGTTGGTGAAGAtgcttatggacatgctgaattttctaaGCCGCCTAagaaagaagaggcattgttgtgccttcttgactgttgcgcctatgtgggaagtccagggcagtTTGTCAGTTGtgatcactcctaggaacttaactctctccacctcagctccgtTGATTTAGATGGAGGCATGTCCTCCTCCtatctttctgaagtcaatgatcagttcttttgttttgctgacactgagtgagaggttgttatcattgcaccatgacaccatcCTTCCTATATTCTGACTCATTGTCAATTGATATCAGTGCTACCACGGTGATGTCGTCGGCAAACTcgtagatggcgttcatttgaaatttggctacacagtcggAGGCTGATAATGCATCCTTGCAGGGGATGGGAAAGAATTAatgaatgaatagaaagcagGATCTGTCTTGTGGCATttatctacagatccctgaaggatAATAAGGTCATGAGGGCAGCAtacaggacacttgcctttatcagttgagaGATAGAGaaaaccaggtcatacctactaccAATGTCCACCTATCATCACCATTCTGCTACACCCCTCCCCCCGACAGCTTTATCTGCAGCTCTCTGACCCTCACGTACAGTCTTGAAGAAGGGTACTATCCAAAGCActgccttctcctttcctccagatgctgcctggcctgctgtgttcttccagccatctgtttgtctactttggattccaatatctgcagtatttttatcTCTAAACTATAACAATCTACCAGATTGTTAtgacacagcaaaaaaaaaggttgAAGTGACCAGCTAACTGAGGGGTGAATTGGCTCTCTGGTTTTTAAACCCCTCACGATTAGCTACAACtaagatttttaattttttttaagcacgTAGCTATTTCACAGTTAAATTAAAATACTAGGCTCAACAAAAATAAGTTTTCTTGATGGCAGAAATAAAAATTTTATTAACTAACCCCAAAATGCAACAAACACAAATACagttataaaatttaaaaaggggAGAGTGTCGAGTAAAGagaacaatcaacaatagctgaaAAATTCTTCATAGTCTTGAAGTGTTAATCTGAAACGAGTTCTCCAATTGACCTGGCAAAATTTGGAGATATCCTTGGGTTTTCGGAGATGGATATTTCTTCAATCTGATTGACATTGGGTGCTGTTTATGAGAAGTTAAAAGAAGTAGGAGAGAGGGAGTCTTCTAGTTCCGCTACAAACCCATTTTCTTCTCTCTGCTCTGGTCATGAGCAGTTGGCAGAAATATAGTTCATTTTATGTATTCCTGTGTCTGGCTTCATCATGTTTCCCAAGTTAGATAAACTGTAAGTGACTTCTTCCCAATACATGAAACTTTCAGACAAATGTAAGTCAAACAGGAGATTCAGATCTGAGTGACAGGTTTCAATAATTTTGAGAGCAGGCTAAAGTCAGCTCAGACTGGATTTAACAATGCTTTTACGGGCTTGGCTCAACCTGGTCAGCTGATCAACGCAGACATCTTACGTATGTTTCCTTTATTAAAGGAATTTTACAGTATGGCTCCAGATATCACaaatcagatgatggaaatcGAACACTGTTGGTCCATTTATACCACTTTCATTACACATTCCCACAATGAACAATGAGTTTactgagtgagaaagagagggaaaagGAAAGGGTTTCCCAGCTCCAAAAATTAGGGAAACAGAGTTACAAGCTCAAAAGGTGCTTAGATGGATCAAAGCTACGAGGGAAATCTCCTCTTTAACTAGTAATAGTCAAAATTGTCCTGTCCCGGAACAAAGATTGGAAGTCCTTAATTATGTTAGGTTTATTCCTAAATTTGGAGGGTGATGTGGAATCCTTCCGTACTactttttaaaaaggcagctccACAAGTGTAATGGTCACAAGTAGTGAGGATTCTTATGATACATGGCAACTGACATGGAGAGCTCAAGAGTCTATTCTAGGTTGATCCGAGGGGTGTGTTGGTCATGAGCAGTCAGGCACAACCATCCCCAATGCATATGGACAGTTTCAAAGGCATATCATGAGCAATCCAAGGGTACTAATACGAGTGGGTCTGCTTTGTTAAAATGTAACTAATAACATCTATGACAAATGACATGAGCTGATATTGCTAGAAAGAATCTTAAtaatttcaaataatattgatcttgctttgtgtacctcctgtacagctgtaacctTTATGACTCGCTCTATCATATAATCATagaaatggatgtgagtttgctcgctgagctggaaggttagttttcagacgtttcgtcaccattctaggtaacatcatcagtgagcctccgatgaagcgcaggtgttatgtcc
It encodes:
- the slc25a44a gene encoding solute carrier family 25 member 44a, whose amino-acid sequence is MQEKRNVQIIEWDDLDKKKFYCIGVLMTLSLRLTVYPAALIRTRLQIQKGKSHYHGTFDAFLKILQTEGIRGLYRGFLVNTLTLISGQGYITTYELVRVYVANYSNSNAIKSLVAGGAASLVAQSIIVPIDIISQHLMIAGHKGYLGRFKLSTTEGKYKKAFGQTQEVITHIFRLDGPKGFYRGYLASLMTYIPNSAVWWPFYHFYAEQLSKLVPNECPHLVLQGIAGPLAAATASTLTNPMDVVRARVQVGGKSSIIGAFEQLLREEGLLGLTKGLSARILSSAPATLLLVIGYETLKKISLRQELVESRHW